A region of Arabidopsis thaliana chromosome 5, partial sequence DNA encodes the following proteins:
- a CDS encoding uncharacterized protein (unknown protein; Has 30201 Blast hits to 17322 proteins in 780 species: Archae - 12; Bacteria - 1396; Metazoa - 17338; Fungi - 3422; Plants - 5037; Viruses - 0; Other Eukaryotes - 2996 (source: NCBI BLink).), which yields MPVSKMYLPGFFKSGPNQHNEILRNGTINNGKSSGIFMRRRNDMNCAVAQRRRNGGEAKREKVV from the coding sequence ATGCCGGTTTCAAAGATGTATCTTCCTGGCTTCTTCAAATCGGGACCAAATCAACACAATGAAATTTTACGTAACGGTACGATCAACAACGGCAAAAGCAGCGGAATCTTCATGAGGAGAAGAAACGATATGAACTGTGCGGTTGCGCAACGACGGAGAAACGGAGgagaagcaaagagagagaaagttgtGTAA
- the ELF6 gene encoding Zinc finger (C2H2 type) family protein / transcription factor jumonji (jmj) family protein (EARLY FLOWERING 6 (ELF6); CONTAINS InterPro DOMAIN/s: Transcription factor jumonji/aspartyl beta-hydroxylase (InterPro:IPR003347), Zinc finger, C2H2-like (InterPro:IPR015880), Transcription factor jumonji (InterPro:IPR013129), Zinc finger, C2H2-type (InterPro:IPR007087), Transcription factor jumonji, JmjN (InterPro:IPR003349), Zinc finger, C2H2-type/integrase, DNA-binding (InterPro:IPR013087); BEST Arabidopsis thaliana protein match is: relative of early flowering 6 (TAIR:AT3G48430.1); Has 112631 Blast hits to 36360 proteins in 1127 species: Archae - 0; Bacteria - 99; Metazoa - 105700; Fungi - 2573; Plants - 699; Viruses - 11; Other Eukaryotes - 3549 (source: NCBI BLink).) codes for MGNVEIPNWLKALPLAPVFRPTDTEFADPIAYISKIEKEASAFGICKIIPPLPKPSKKYVFYNLNKSLLKCPELVSDVDISKVCKEDRAVFTTRQQELGQTVKKNKGEKGKSNSQRSGVKQVWQSGGVYTLDQFEAKSKAFYKTQLGTVKELAPVVIEALFWKAALEKPIYIEYANDVPGSAFGEPEDHFRHFRQRKRRGRGFYQRKTENNDPSGKNGEKSSPEVEKAPLASTSLSSQDSSKQKNMDIVDEMEGTAGWKLSNSSWNLQMIARSPGSVTRFMPDDIPGVTSPMVYIGMLFSWFAWHVEDHELHSMNYLHTGSPKTWYAVPCDYALDFEEVIRKNSYGRNIDQLAALTQLGEKTTLVSPEMIVASGIPCCRLVQNPGEFVVTFPRSYHVGFSHGFNCGEAANFGTPQWLNVAKEAAVRRAAMNYLPMLSHQQLLYLLTMSFVSRVPRSLLPGGRSSRLRDRQREEREFLVKRAFVEDILNENKNLSVLLREPGSRLVMWDPDLLPRHSALALAAAGVAGASAVSPPAVAKKELEEGHSELQNKEKTSLLEELSLFMEKLNDVYYDDDDGLLNDFQVDTGTLPCVACGVLGFPFMSVVQPSEKALKDLSERQGETDAQEIMTLSSEKSDCEWKTSSRYIRPRIFCLEHTIELQRLLQSRGGLKFLVICHKDFQKFKAHAAIVAEEVKVPFSYDDVLLESASQEELSLIDLAIEDEEKYEHSVDWTSELGINLRYCVKVRKNSPTKKIQHALSLGGLFSDTSQMLDFTTIRWLQRKSRSKAKPSSTSSFTPCEHLEVKADGKLRDNLDSQTGKKEEKIIQYSRKKKLNPKPSAEQVQELATLAKSKDFDKTCKNFSSRSHLDSAIRSEMNSEIGDSGRVIGVSFSINPCSSSFTVGHGQEHPEITVKFGSDLDGNVTNSLSMVNGDSADLTLTSISREQHQGHSMTSNNNGSNSGSHVVASQTILVSTGDNHDGPRKLSGDYVCSDVSVRGIQEAVEMSDQEFGEPRSTVTNIEDEQQSQIVKPTQREAVFGDHEQVEGAEAVSTRENLCSEIILHTEHSSAHVGMEIPDINTASENLVVDMTHDGEPLESSDILSSSNGDEASSNGLQVLNDELSMESEVSSSENTEVIEAPNSMGEAKKKRKIESESETNDNPESSIGFIRSPCEGLRSRGKRKATCETSLKHTETSDEEKKPIAKRLKKTPKACSGSRQQEVPTTTHPNRCYLEGCKMTFESKAKLQTHKRNRCTHEGCGKKFRAHKYLVLHQRVHKDERPFECSWKGCSMTFKWQWARTEHLRLHTGERPYICKVDGCGLSFRFVSDYSRHRRKTMHYVT; via the exons ATGGGTAATGTTGAAATTCCGAATTGGCTTAAAGCTTTGCCATTGGCACCTGTGTTTAGACCTACAGACACTGAATTTGCAGATCCCATTGCTTACATATCGAAAATCGAAAAGGAAGCTAGTGCCTTTGGGATTTGCAAGATCATTCCTCCTTTACCCAAGCCATCGAAAAAGTATGTTTTCTACAACTTGAACAAGTCTCTTTTGAAGTGTCCCGAATTGGTTTCAGATGTTGACATTTCGAAGGTGTGTAAAGAGGATAGAGCTGTATTCACCACTAGGCAGCAAGAGTTAGGCCAAActgtgaaaaaaaacaaaggagagAAGGGTAAGAGTAATTCTCAAAGGAGTGGTGTTAAGCAGGTTTGGCAAAGTGGAGGCGTTTATACATTGGATCAGTTTGAAGCTAAGTCGAAAGCTTTCTACAAAACCCAATTAGGAACGGTTAAGGAACTGGCACCAGTTGTCATTGAGGCATTGTTCTGGAAAGCGGCTTTAGAGAagcctatatatatagagtatgCTAATGACGTGCCTGGCTCTGCTTTCGGTGAGCCAGAGGATCATTTCAGGCATTTCCggcagaggaagaggagggGCAGGGGATTTTATCAGAGGAAGACAGAAAATAATGATCCATCAGGTAAGAACGGTGAAAAGTCATCGCCTGAGGTAGAAAAGGCACCCCTTGCTTCTACAAGTTTATCATCTCAGGATTCGTCCAAGCAGAAGAACATGGatattgttgatgaaatggAAGGTACTGCAGGCTGGAAGCTCTCCAACAGTTCGTGGAACCTTCAGATGATTGCACGTTCACCTGGTTCTGTTACACGTTTCATGCCAGATGACATTCCTGGTGTTACATCTCCCATGGTTTATATCGGTATGTTGTTCAGTTGGTTTGCCTGGCACGTTGAGGATCATGAGCTTCACAGTATGAATTATCTTCACACTGGCTCACCAAAGACTTGGTACGCTGTCCCTTGTGATTATGCGCTTGACTTTGAAGAGGTTATCCGCAAAAATTCTTATGGCAGGAACATTGACCAACTGG CTGCTCTCACCCAACTAGGCGAAAAGACAACTCTTGTATCACCTGAGATGATAGTTGCATCTGGCATTCCCTGCTGTAG GTTGGTACAAAATCCTGGTGAATTTGTTGTGACTTTTCCGAGGTCTTATCATGTAGGATTCAGCCACG GTTTTAACTGTGGGGAAGCCGCTAATTTTGGAACCCCACAGTGGCTCAACGTAGCAAAGGAAGCTGCTGTGCGTCGGGCAGCCATGAATTATCTACCCATGCTGTCCCATCAGCAGCTGCTATATCTCTTGACTATGTCCTTTGTTTCAAG AGTGCCACGATCATTGCTACCAGGTGGTCGTAGCTCCCGACTAAGAGATCggcagagagaagaaagagagttcCTTGTGAAAAGAGCTTTTGTAGAAGATATATTGAACGAAAACAAGAATTTATCTGTTCTTCTTCGAGAACCAGGCTCTCGTTTGGTGATGTGGGACCCTGATTTACTTCCGCGTCATAGCGCACTGGCTCTTGCAGCTGCTGGAGTTGCTGGTGCTTCTGCTGTTTCACCTCCAGCAGTGgcaaaaaaagaacttgaggAGGGTCATTCTGAATTGCAGAATAAAGAAAAGACTTCTCTTTTAGAGGAATTGAGCTTGTTCATGGAGAAGCTGAATGATGTATACTacgacgatgatgatggtCTGCTTAACGATTTCCAAGTTGATACTGGAACCTTGCCATGTGTGGCTTGTGGCGTTCTTGGCTTCCCCTTTATGTCTGTGGTACAGCCTTCTGAAAAAGCATTAAAAGATCTCTCAGAGAGACAAGGAGAGACAG ATGCTCAGGAAATTATGACACTGTCATCAGAAAAGTCTGACTGCGAATGGAAAACGTCTTCTAGATATATAAGACCTCGCATTTTCTGCCTCGAACACACTATTGAACTTCAGAGACTGCTGCAATCAAGAGGTGGATTGAAATTCCTTGTTATTTGCCATAAAG ACTTTCAAAAATTCAAGGCACATGCGGCTATAGTGGCAGAGGAGGTCAAAGTCCCTTTCAGCTATGATGATGTCCTGTTAGAGAGTGCATCTCAGGAAGAGTTGAGTCTAATTGATCTTGcaattgaagatgaagaaaaatacGAACACAGTGTAGACTGGACCTCAGAACTTGGCATCAATTTACGGTACTGTGTGAAAGTGAGGAAAAATTCCCCTACTAAGAAAATTCAGCATGCACTGTCACTAGGTGGCTTGTTCTCCGATACAAGCCAGATGCTAGATTTTACAACTATCAGATGGCTGCAGAGAAAATCACGCTCAAAAGCTAAACCCAGTTCTACCTCAAGTTTCACACCTTGTGAACATCTTGAAGTAAAAGCAGATGGAAAATTAAGGGATAATTTGGATTCTCAGACcggaaaaaaggaagaaaagatcATCCAGTACtcgagaaagaaaaagttgaatcCAAAGCCTTCAGCAGAACAAGTTCAGGAGCTAGCTACCCTAGCTAAATCAAAAGATTTTGATAAGACATGTAAAAATTTTAGCAGTAGGTCACATCTGGATAGTGCAATTCGTTCTGAGATGAACAGTGAGATTGGAGACTCTGGAAGGGTCATTGGGGTATCATTTTCCATAAATCCTTGTAGCTCATCTTTCACTGTGGGACATGGGCAAGAACATCCCGAGATCACTGTCAAGTTTGGTTCAGATTTAGATGGGAATGTCACAAATAGTTTGAGTATGGTGAATGGAGACTCTGCTGACCTAACCTTAACCTCCATATCCAGAGAGCAGCACCAAGGACACTCTATGACCAGCAATAATAATGGCTCCAACTCAGGTAGTCATGTTGTGGCAAGCCAGACCATACTTGTTTCTACAGGTGATAATCATGACGGACCAAGAAAATTGTCTGGTGATTATGTCTGCAGTGATGTGTCTGTACGTGGTATTCAGGAAGCGGTTGAAATGAGTGACCAAGAGTTTGGAGAACCTAGGTCTACTGTCACTAATATTGAGGATGAACAGCAATCACAGATTGTGAAACCAACCCAAAGAGAAGCTGTATTTGGTGATCACGAACAGGTGGAGGGAGCAGAAGCTGTGTCTACCAGAGAAAACTTGTGCTCTGAAATAATTCTGCACACTGAGCATTCTTCAGCTCATGTGGGTATGGAAATTCCTGACATAAACACGGCCAGTGAGAACTTAGTTGTTGACATGACCCATGATGGTGAACCTTTGGAAAGTAGCGATATATTAAGTTCGAGCAATGGTGATGAAGCTTCTTCAAATGGATTGCAAGTTCTAAATGATGAGCTTAGCATGGAGAGTGAAGTTTCAAGCTCAGAAAACACCGAAGTTATTGAGGCTCCCAATTCTATGGgagaagcaaagaagaagcgGAAAATAGAATCAGAGTCTGAGACAAATGATAATCCAGAGAGTAGCATTGGTTTCATAAGGAGTCCTTGTGAAGGGTTGAGGTCAAGGGGCAAGAGGAAAGCAACATGTGAAACTTCATTAAAGCACACTGAAACGagtgatgaagagaagaaacccaTTGCGAAAAGGCTGAAGAAAACACCAAAGGCTTGCTCAGGGAGTCGTCAGCAAGAAGTCCCCACGACAACTCACCCCAACCGTTGTTACCTAGAGGGATGCAAGATGACTTTTGAGAGTAAAGCGAAATTACAAACTCACAAGAGAAACCGTTGCACTCACGAAGGGTGTGGAAAGAAATTCAGGGCTCACAAATATCTGGTGCTTCATCAACGTGTGCATAAGGATGAAAGACCTTTCGAGTGCTCTTGGAAAGGATGTTCAATGACTTTCAAATGGCAATGGGCGAGGACAGAACATTTGCGTCTGCACACGGGAGAGCGACCATACATATGCAAGGTCGATGGATGTGGATTGTCGTTTAGGTTTGTATCTGACTATAGTCGCCACAGACGTAAAACCATGCACTATGTCACATAG